A region from the Patescibacteria group bacterium genome encodes:
- a CDS encoding alpha/beta fold hydrolase, with product MNSKVSEINTNTVAEANDESRQAVKNENHSQSLMKLMNTELDGSKFEVGVVQSDNFSYTRYTITYQSDGRTVSGIMNVPKGDGPFPVLFLNHGYIDPAVYTNGRGLKREQDYLARNGYVVVHSDYRGHALGDPFDDSVYSVQGLGYYNYSLDVLNAIKAVADSELSYIDADRVGLLGHSMGGGVSQNIMVANPEMVDAVVLFAPVSTNYLDNFNKWRRPDNNQEQLQILTQELGDLSDHETFAAFSSRTYFDLVDDPVLIHHGTADESVPIEWSRETRDLLLVAGKDVVLDEYKGEYHEFGPDWGLVMERTLAFFNEHL from the coding sequence TTGAATTCGAAAGTTTCAGAAATAAATACAAATACTGTGGCTGAAGCGAATGATGAAAGTCGCCAAGCAGTTAAAAACGAAAACCATTCCCAGTCCCTTATGAAACTTATGAATACGGAGCTTGATGGCAGTAAATTTGAAGTGGGAGTAGTACAATCTGACAATTTCAGTTATACGCGTTATACCATTACATATCAAAGCGATGGACGGACTGTCTCCGGAATTATGAATGTGCCGAAAGGAGATGGTCCGTTTCCAGTACTATTTCTGAATCATGGCTATATTGACCCGGCGGTCTATACCAACGGCCGGGGCTTAAAGCGCGAGCAGGATTATCTGGCGCGCAACGGATATGTAGTTGTTCATTCCGACTACCGCGGTCACGCTTTGGGTGACCCGTTTGATGATTCCGTGTATTCGGTGCAGGGTTTGGGTTATTATAATTACAGTCTAGATGTTTTGAACGCGATTAAGGCTGTTGCCGATTCCGAGCTGTCGTATATTGACGCAGATCGCGTTGGTCTTTTAGGTCATTCTATGGGAGGAGGCGTGTCGCAGAATATAATGGTGGCAAATCCGGAAATGGTTGACGCAGTGGTCTTGTTCGCACCGGTCAGCACAAACTATCTGGATAATTTCAATAAGTGGCGCAGACCGGACAATAATCAGGAACAACTTCAGATATTGACGCAGGAATTAGGAGATTTGAGCGATCATGAAACTTTTGCTGCCTTTTCATCACGCACTTACTTTGACCTTGTCGATGATCCAGTATTAATTCATCACGGCACGGCTGACGAGAGTGTACCGATAGAATGGTCGCGCGAGACAAGAGATCTGCTTTTGGTCGCTGGTAAGGATGTAGTATTAGACGAGTACAAAGGCGAATACCACGAGTTCGGACCGGACTGGGGTTTGGTTATGGAACGCACTCTGGCATTTTTTAATGAACATTTGTAA